TGAGCAGCGAGGCCGCGCCGACCGCGATGTGCGAGATGACCGTCGTGAGGTGGGTGAGCACCGCGAGGGTGGCGGCCTGCTCCGGCGTGGCGCCGAGGAGCCGCGCGGCCCAGGTACACGAGAGGTAATACATCCCGAGACCGGCCGGGACCCCTGGGGGGCTCTGGCCCAGCGTCACCGCGGCGAGGAGGATCACGCCGGCGAAGAAGCCCGCGTGGACGCCCGCGCCGTAGAGGGCGATGGTGTAGCCGGTGGAGACCGAGGCGATCGCCACCAGGGTGCCGAGGAAGGCGAGGCCGATGCGCTTGGCGGAGCCGCTCGCGGCGATCCCGACGCCCAGGTCCCGCAAGGCCTTCTGGATCTTCGGGTAGCGGCCCTTGGCCTCCAGCCAGTCGGCGATCCGCGGCGTGAACTTCGCCGCCAGGAAGAGCACGCCGATCAGGATCGGGACGGCGATGGCGACGCCGGTGAGGCCGCCGGTGAAGTTGCCGTTGCCTCCGAAGAAGGGGCCGCTCGGCGAGAGGGAGACCAGGACGAGGAGGGCCACCAGATCGAGGAGCTTGCAGACGAGGATTGTCCCCAGGCTCTGGGCGAAGGCGATCGGCTTCCCCCTCTTCTTGGTGAAGTGGGTGAGCGTCATCGCCCGCAGCGCCTCGCCGAGCTTGCCGGGGATCACGTTGTTGCCCAGGAGGCCGATGGCCACCGAGTGGTAGCGGTCGGAGTAGCGCGGCTTGGGCTTTGCGAGGGTGAAGCCCCAGCGGAAGGCGCGAAGCGGCGCCATCGAGGCGGAGAAGAGGAAGAAGAGGCCGACCCACCAGAGGTGCGAGGGGAGGTCCGCGACCCACTGCGAGAGCGGGAAGCGGGGGACCACGTGCAGGCCGCCCTCGAAGACGGGGCGGAAGAAGGCCGAGCCGATCAGTACGACCGTGAGCGAGATGGCGACGATGGCTCCCGCCACCCGCTTGGCGAGCTTGCCCAGGCCGAGGGTCGGGCGCGTATCGGGGATCGCCGTGTTCATTTCGGTTCGTTCGACTCCTGCGCTCCGTAGAGCGTGTGAAGGGCGGCGTAGAGGTCGGCGCCGTGGCAGACTCGCGAGAGGTCCAGGCCTGCGGGATGGAGGACGAAGGTCTCGGTCTCCTCTGGTGAAGGCCCGCCGTGCGATGACAACTCCCATGAGAAGGCAACGCAGGCGTCGTCGAACCAAGTCCCGTAAAGAAGCAGATCGCCGGACGAGGGCGAGCTCGCGAGGTCCTCGAGCAGGCTGGCGACGGCTCGGGGAGAGGCGCCTCGCGGGACGGTGGCGGGATCCGCCGGATCGACGAGCCGGGAGCCGGCGAGGGCGATGGCCTTGCCCTCGGCGCGCATGGCGACGAGGCCGATCCCCGGGCAGGTGAGCGCGCGAGCGAGGATCTCCGGGCGGTGTTCGGCGATCCGGGCGGCGTCCCAGGGCTCACCGCCGCCCAGATAGACGTGGGCGTAGTTGCCGGAGTCGATCACGGTCGGAGGGGAATCGGGCGATCGGCCGATGGACTTCGGCGCGCCCAGGCTCCGCGTGAGCTCGGGCGAGAGCTCGGGGATCGAGTCTCCGTCGGCCTGGCCTTCGAGCCAGCCCTGGAGGGAGTGGCCGAAGAGCTTCTCGAAGGGCACGGCGGGGATGTGCCCGTGGTCGGTGATCACGAAGACGTCGGGTGGCTCGGGGACCTCTTGGGCCAGCGCGAAGAGGGCCTCGACCGACTCGTCGATCCGCCGCAGGGTCTGCATGGCGAAGTCCGGGCCCCGACGGTGCGAGAACTCGTCGAACTCGTGGAGGCAGACGAAGGTGCGGGGCACGCCTCGCATCAGGTCGAGGAGCGCCAGGCTCTTGGACGCCTCCGCCACCAGCGTTCCGACTCCGAGGTGGTTGAACAAGAAGCGGAGCTCGTGGCGGGTGCTGCCCATCCACGGGCAGAAGGCCGCCGTCGTGGCGAAGAAGCCCGGGGTCTCGAGGCCGAGGCGGAAGAGGAGCCGCGCCAGGGTCTGGACGTGGATCGTGCCCTGGGCGTGGAGATCGCCCGGCTCGCGCAAGGCCGCCTGCGCCGCGTGGAGTCTGCGGGCGATGTGGGCGGCTGGCAGGCCGGCGAACATGCGCTCGAGGCCGTTCCTCGCGTTCTTGGCCGAGGGCTCACCGCCCTGGGAGGTGAGGAATCGCCCGATACCCGCGGTAGTGAGGGGGCTGTCGCTGCCGCCTGCGAGGATCGAGGCGTAGCTCGTCCCGCCGGCGAGGAGGCCGGGACCGGCGCTCTCGCGGAGCCGGGACTCGATGATCGCGGCGTCGGCCGGGACGTTCATCTTCACCGCCCGGCCCGACGCCCGATCCAGCCAGGAGAAGGAGGGGACGTCGGGGTAGCGCTGCCCGAAGAAGAGGCCCGCCTGGAAGGCCGTGGTGGTGGAGGGCATGCCCGAGAAGCAGCGGGATTCCCGGTAGCCGAGCCCGTCCCGAAGCGAGGGGAGGAAGCGGATCAGGCGATCGTTCGTCGCCCTCCGAAGGACGCTGCCTCCCACGCCATCCACGAAGATCAGGAGGAGCCTGTTCCCCTGGGGCGGGAGCGGACGGACGAGGGGAAGGAGCGCCCGGACCGTCGAGCGCGCCCAGCGGCGAACCGCTGGACGGATCGGGACATCGAGCACATGGGGCCTCGAGCGGAGGCCTTCTTTGCGAGCCGTCCGGGTGACCATGCACCCACAAGGTGGTGCCGTGTCGACTCGTGGGCACGGCGACGGCTCGTGGGCTCGTCAGGCAGGCTCGTAGCGGATCTCGAGGATCGCCAGATCTGCCTCGCCCTTTGGGCGGACGACGTGGACCTCGTCGCCCACCTTCTTGCCCAGGAGCGCCCGGGCCAGCGGGGACTCGACGCTGATCTTCCCCGAGCGGACGTCGAGCTCGTCGGGGCCGACGATCCGGTAGGTCGCCTCCTCTCCGTCCTCGTCCTCCACGCGCACCCACGCGCCGAAGAAGACCTTGCCCTCCTGCTCCGCCGACGGCTCGACCACCGTGAGGGCGTCCAGGCGCTTGGAGAGGAAGCGGATGCGGCGGTCGATCTCCCGGAGCTTCTTCTTGCCGTAGATGTACTCGGCGTTCTCCGAGCGATCGCCCTGGGCGGCGGCCCACATCACCTCGGTGGTGACCTTGGGCCGGTCCACCTTCCAGAGCCTCTCGAGCTCGGCCTGCAGGGTCTTGAAGCCCTCGGGCGTGATGTACCGCTTGCCGCGGGGACGGGTCTCGTCCTCCTCGATCTCCTCGGGAGAGAGGTCCAGCTCCTCGCCGTCGTCCTTCACGAATGCCTTGGACATATCCCGAGGGTCGCCGCGGCCTCGTTGCAGGTCAAGCGGCAGGGGGGCGATCGTCGCCTGGAAAAAAAAGAGGCCGGGCGCCGCGAAGTGCGCCCGGCCTCGATTTTGGCGTCCCCAGGGGGATTCGAACCCCCGTTACCGCCTTGAAAGGGCAGCGTCCTGGGCCTCTAGACGATGGGGACGTGTACAGTTGCTGGTGAGCCGCGTGGGAGTTGAACCCACAACCATCGGCTTAAAAGGCCGTTGCTCTGCCATTGAGCTAGCGGCTCCAACGAAATCGCGCGCACTCTAGGGCCCGGGGCCCGCTCGAGTCAACGGCGACTTTTCGCAAATTGCCAGGAGCCGTGGCTTAGCGGCGGCCACCCTTGGCGGCGGCGACCACCACCTTCATCTGCTGCTTGAAGCCGTCGCAGCTCACCTCGATCGTCGTCTCGCCGGGATCGTGGGCCCACACCTGCTTGCCGCTGTCGGTGGTGCAGATCTTCTCGTTCGCGCACTTCATGCGGACGAGGCGACCCTCCATCTCCTTGCCGAGCGCGTTCAGGACGCGGATCTTCGGGAGGACCGGATCGCCGTCCTGCACGAGCTGGAGCTCGAGGGGCTCGACGACGAGCTTCTCCACCGTGTTCACGTCGACGAGCAGGTCGCCGGCGAGGTCGCCGCGGGAGGCCGTGATTCGGGTCTGGCCGGGACCCCTCGCCGTGATCATGCCGGCGTCGTCGACCGTCGCGACCTTCTCGTCCTCGGAGACCCACTTCGTCGGCTTCGCAGAGGGGAAGACCTGGCCGCGGCGGTTCTTCGCGACCGCGCGCGCAGGCCTCGCGGCGCCTCGGGTCTCGAAGGAGATCGAGGTCGGCTCCATCTCGTAGAAGTCGGGCTTGGAGCATCCGGCGACTGCGACCGCGAGACCCAATGCGAGCAGCAACGTGCGCATCTCTTCTCCTCGTTTGCGATGGCCCCAACTCGTACCATTCACGGAGCCGATCGCGCAATTCATCGGGCGCGGGTGCGCCTGGCCACGGCGAAGACCTGGGCCGAGTCGTCGTCGACGGCCGGCGGCTTCAGCTCCTCCGGCCCGGCGGACGGCCGTCCTCCGCCTCCGCGGATCGTGTCGAAGGCGCGGGTGATCCGCTGCATCTGCACGGGATCTCCGCCGCGATCCGGATGATGCCGGAGGGCGAGCTCCCGGAAGCGCGCGCGGACCGTCTCGAGGGAGGCGCCGGGCGGTACTCCCAGCACGAACCAGGGATCGTCCTCGTCCAGCCGACGCAGGAAGGCCTCGAGCCGGCTCTTGGCCTGCTGGAAGCGGGCCTCGCGGACCGCCTCCCCCCCAGGCGCGGGCAAGGCGGGGCGCACGCCCGCGCCTCTACGGAGCACCTCGCCGTAGCTCGAGGCGTAGGTTCGAACACAGCGGGCACACGAGTAGTACGCTCCGCCGCTCGCAGCAGCGCCGACGCGGGAGAGGCGTGTTCCACAGTGGGAGCACTCCAGCTCCTCCGATTCCCAGTCCGTGTTCCTGTTAGGCTGCGCCACGCCTGCGATCTATGCCGGATCCGTGTGGGCCTTGTGGGACAACTGCGGACATGCCCTGTGGAAAACGAGCCATGACTTCGCGCCTTCTGCAGGGGATCGCGATCCTGGCCGCATGGGTCGGCGGTGTGGCTGCGCCGGGCGCTGCGGCCGCCGCTGGAACGCAAGCGCGCCTCGGGGCAGCGACGCAGGGGCGGACTGCCGCGGCGGCTCGCCGTCCACCGGCGAACAAGCATGGAGCGTCCGGTGCCGACGCCGGGGCAGCGTCCCGCCTCGAGGCGCAGGTCGATCCCCTCGAGCTCCTCTGGAGCCATCGTCTCGATTTCGCGCCGGACGGCAGCCCGCTCGTGTCGGTGCGGATCGGCGAGGGGGAGCGGGAGCTCGCGCTGGTGCCCAAGGGAAACGTTCGGATTTCCCTGAGGGGCAAGGGCGCGAAGGCCCTCGAAGGCCCGGCTGGCGGGACCTGGCGGTTCCGGATCCGCGACGGCGTTCCCGCCCGGATCCGGTGGGCACCGCGGGTCGCCGAGGTCGACCTCGCCGGGAAGGCCGCCGTCGGCGCCGAGCTGGAGCGGTGGGCCGGGCGCGGCTACGACGCGCGGGCCGTGATCGTCGGCGGCGTCTTCGGCTTCTCCGGTCGGGTGGTCGACAATCGGCGATACGCGATTCTCCTCGGTGCGCCCGGTTCGCGCGACGACGCCGAGCGGCTCGCGGCGGACGTGCGGGAGCGCTTCGGTGATCCGGTGTCTCTGTTTTCCGAGCTCGAGGCCCGCCCCCAGGGCGTCGTCGAGATCATCGACCCACGCGGAAAGAAAGTGGCCGAATCCCCCGGCGCCGCCGTGGTGGAGGTGCCGGGCGGCGGCGGGATCACCGTCCTCGGCGTCGAGCACGACATGGGCTACGCCGCCCACGGCCGCGAGGATCGCACCTATCGCGGCAAGGTCTTCGTGACGGTGGACTCGCAGGGGAGGGCGGCGGCGGTGAGCGTACTCCCGATGGAGGAGCTCCTCCGCGGGATCGTCCCCAGCGAGATCTTCGCGTCTGCGCCTTCCGAGGCCCTCCAGGCCCAGGCCGTCGCGGCCCGCGGCGAGGTCCTCGCCAAGATCGGCGCGCGCCACCTCGGTGATCCCTTCCTCCTCTGTGCCGAGCAGCACTGCCAGGTCTACAAGGGCCTCTCGGGCGAGCATCCCCGCACCGACGAGGCCATCGCGGCGTCTCGGGGCGAGGTCCTTTTCGGGAGCCGCGGCGGCCTCGTCGACTCCGTCTACTCCTCGACCTGCGGCGGCCACACCGAGAACAACGAGGCCGTCTGGGGCACGCCTCCCGACCCCAACCTGCGCGGCGTGCCCGACTGGATCGGCCACCCCGAGCTCGCCGCCTACGCCTCCGGGATCGCGGAGGGAAAGGTCGCGCGATTCCTCTCCGCCGACGTACCGGGCATGTGCAGCTCGGCGACCTTCGCGCGGAAGGAGAAATATCGCTGGGAGCGGCGGTTCACGGCGGCGGAGCTCGACGAGATCGTTGCGTCCTTCGGTGTCGGAAAGGTCGTCTCACTCGAGGTGACCGGTCGCGGCGTGTCGGGCCGCGCCACCGGCCTCGCGATCCGCGGCAGCCTCGGCAGCCACGTGATCAACGGCGAGCTTGCGATCCGCAGGCTCCTCAAGAACCTCAACTCGTCGCTCTTCGTCATCGAGCGGGAGGGCCCGGCGGGCGCGTGGCGTTTCCGGGGCGCGGGCTGGGGCCACGGCGTCGGCATGTGCCAGATAGGCGCCATCGGCCGCGCCGAGCTCGGCCACGACCACGCCGCGATCCTGCGCCACTACTACAACGGCGCCGACCTCGTGCGGCTTTACTGAACGTGTCTTCGGGAAGAAGGGGGATCGCTTGGTCGTTTGCCAGCACTAGCTGCTGGCGCTCGAGCAATCGGGGGAGTGATTTCCTTTCCTGCGGGCGTTAGCTTTGGGCTTTGGTGGACCCGACGATCCGAGAGCGCCGGCGCCGCGTCGCCGCAAGGATGGCCCGAAAGCGGCTGCTGGTCGCGCTCGTCCTCGCGGCGCTCTTCCACCTGGTGGCGATCCCGCTGACGATGCTCTCCTTCCGGTTCGAGCCGGGCAAGGAGCCCGAGGTGGCGCTGGTGCGGATCCCGGCGTCCCAGTGGGACGCCGCGGCCGGTGTCGCCCGCGAAGGAGCGAAGCAGAAGCCGCCCATGGAGAAGGCCGAGGCGGCGAAAGAGAAGGAGCAGGAGACGCCTCCCCCGGAGGAGAAGAAGAAGGAGCCGGAGAAGGCGCCGGGGCAGGTGGTGGAGACGGCCCCGGGCAACGGCGAGACTTCGCCGGACTCGAAGTTCTCGGCGGAGTCGAACAACCGGGTGGACAAGCAGACGATCTCCCGCGACCGTCGGGCCGGGGCGAACGTGACGACGCCGAAGGCCACCGCGCCCGCGGCGGATGCGGGAGCCCCTGGCGAGGAAGCGGGCCAGTCCGTCGGCGTCGTCGGCGAGGCGGGCAAGGACAAGGGCAAGGCCCAGAAGGCCCGCGGCAAGGTGGAGATCCCGTCGGTCGAGCGTAAGGACGAGCTCTCGATGAAGGTCTCGCCGAACGGGGCCGGAAAGATCCCGAACCAGAAGGGCTCCGACGAGCTGCAGGGCAACTCCGATCGCTTCCGCATCCAGGTGGGGGAGGGTGACGGCGAGGAGGAGCGCGAGGGCGGGGGCGGCACGCAGCCGGGAGGCGAGCTGAAGCTCTTCCCGAGCGCGGCGGTGGTGGATCGGATCACGGGCGCGCCCGCGCCGGATCACGTGGAGGGCGTTGACGAGGGCGAGGGCACCTTCCTGAACACCCGGGAGTGGCGCTTCGCCTCGTTCATGAACCGCCTGAAGGCCGGCGTGGCGCGCACCTGGGATCCGAGCGCGGTGGCGCGGGTGCGGGATCCGTCGGGAAACATCTACCTCTGGAAGGATCGCTACACGCTGCTGTCGGTGACGCTCCGCGAGGACGGAAGCCTCGAGGGCGCCTACGTGGAGAAGTCGAGCGGCGTGGACTTCCTCGACCGCGAGGCGATGGCGGCCTTCGAGAGGGCGCAGCCCTTTCCGCATCCGCCG
The Vulgatibacter incomptus DNA segment above includes these coding regions:
- a CDS encoding energy transducer TonB family protein, with product MDPTIRERRRRVAARMARKRLLVALVLAALFHLVAIPLTMLSFRFEPGKEPEVALVRIPASQWDAAAGVAREGAKQKPPMEKAEAAKEKEQETPPPEEKKKEPEKAPGQVVETAPGNGETSPDSKFSAESNNRVDKQTISRDRRAGANVTTPKATAPAADAGAPGEEAGQSVGVVGEAGKDKGKAQKARGKVEIPSVERKDELSMKVSPNGAGKIPNQKGSDELQGNSDRFRIQVGEGDGEEEREGGGGTQPGGELKLFPSAAVVDRITGAPAPDHVEGVDEGEGTFLNTREWRFASFMNRLKAGVARTWDPSAVARVRDPSGNIYLWKDRYTLLSVTLREDGSLEGAYVEKSSGVDFLDREAMAAFERAQPFPHPPKGLMGEDGRIHFQFGFFIDTNRGGIRIFRR
- the greB gene encoding transcription elongation factor GreB — protein: MSKAFVKDDGEELDLSPEEIEEDETRPRGKRYITPEGFKTLQAELERLWKVDRPKVTTEVMWAAAQGDRSENAEYIYGKKKLREIDRRIRFLSKRLDALTVVEPSAEQEGKVFFGAWVRVEDEDGEEATYRIVGPDELDVRSGKISVESPLARALLGKKVGDEVHVVRPKGEADLAILEIRYEPA
- a CDS encoding J domain-containing protein, whose protein sequence is MAQPNRNTDWESEELECSHCGTRLSRVGAAASGGAYYSCARCVRTYASSYGEVLRRGAGVRPALPAPGGEAVREARFQQAKSRLEAFLRRLDEDDPWFVLGVPPGASLETVRARFRELALRHHPDRGGDPVQMQRITRAFDTIRGGGGRPSAGPEELKPPAVDDDSAQVFAVARRTRAR
- a CDS encoding SpoIID/LytB domain-containing protein, which encodes MTSRLLQGIAILAAWVGGVAAPGAAAAAGTQARLGAATQGRTAAAARRPPANKHGASGADAGAASRLEAQVDPLELLWSHRLDFAPDGSPLVSVRIGEGERELALVPKGNVRISLRGKGAKALEGPAGGTWRFRIRDGVPARIRWAPRVAEVDLAGKAAVGAELERWAGRGYDARAVIVGGVFGFSGRVVDNRRYAILLGAPGSRDDAERLAADVRERFGDPVSLFSELEARPQGVVEIIDPRGKKVAESPGAAVVEVPGGGGITVLGVEHDMGYAAHGREDRTYRGKVFVTVDSQGRAAAVSVLPMEELLRGIVPSEIFASAPSEALQAQAVAARGEVLAKIGARHLGDPFLLCAEQHCQVYKGLSGEHPRTDEAIAASRGEVLFGSRGGLVDSVYSSTCGGHTENNEAVWGTPPDPNLRGVPDWIGHPELAAYASGIAEGKVARFLSADVPGMCSSATFARKEKYRWERRFTAAELDEIVASFGVGKVVSLEVTGRGVSGRATGLAIRGSLGSHVINGELAIRRLLKNLNSSLFVIEREGPAGAWRFRGAGWGHGVGMCQIGAIGRAELGHDHAAILRHYYNGADLVRLY
- a CDS encoding Ig-like domain-containing protein; the protein is MRTLLLALGLAVAVAGCSKPDFYEMEPTSISFETRGAARPARAVAKNRRGQVFPSAKPTKWVSEDEKVATVDDAGMITARGPGQTRITASRGDLAGDLLVDVNTVEKLVVEPLELQLVQDGDPVLPKIRVLNALGKEMEGRLVRMKCANEKICTTDSGKQVWAHDPGETTIEVSCDGFKQQMKVVVAAAKGGRR
- a CDS encoding lysylphosphatidylglycerol synthase transmembrane domain-containing protein yields the protein MNTAIPDTRPTLGLGKLAKRVAGAIVAISLTVVLIGSAFFRPVFEGGLHVVPRFPLSQWVADLPSHLWWVGLFFLFSASMAPLRAFRWGFTLAKPKPRYSDRYHSVAIGLLGNNVIPGKLGEALRAMTLTHFTKKRGKPIAFAQSLGTILVCKLLDLVALLVLVSLSPSGPFFGGNGNFTGGLTGVAIAVPILIGVLFLAAKFTPRIADWLEAKGRYPKIQKALRDLGVGIAASGSAKRIGLAFLGTLVAIASVSTGYTIALYGAGVHAGFFAGVILLAAVTLGQSPPGVPAGLGMYYLSCTWAARLLGATPEQAATLAVLTHLTTVISHIAVGAASLLIRRVRLRDLVPRGRDRRPAESPESVRGS